A single Acropora palmata chromosome 5, jaAcrPala1.3, whole genome shotgun sequence DNA region contains:
- the LOC141881001 gene encoding coiled-coil domain-containing protein 93-like produces MAAIARDSSRFAGVKAFSEKFSQPEVDADGRIRKIETREDEEQNVKMAETIELLLAAGYFRARIKGLSPFDKVVGGMTWCISVCDFDVDVDLLFQENSTIGQKIALTEKIVAVLPRMKCPHRLEPHQIQGLDFINIFPVVQWLVKRAIERKEEMGDYIREFSVSQFNKHHSTPKDDEFSTRKPKCIFGMENLKETYKPRRRYRKPESITKTDEETRVRTTLLEYGWQYGFSKEQRDKEKEQAEKKKAAGAAIPGRAESAGEEDEYVVEQKRLKSLLKGMSVMEGKEGALSSSTVGSIVGLQSEEISQIASEYAERQAELQENLGARGERTGGEQTHKRMVASLEKQISVQEKKLEQVQEKHDKLKESLTKAEEQLSQVASRGERIGEEMDKLNEIDNGENASVLQKLRSIVAMNENLKRQEQEFRAHCKEEMARLQDNIEKLKAQGSEDDGEEKERAELISKQYDADKAKLEKIRLLLARKNREISSLQRKIDEVPSRAELTQYQRRFLELYNHVAGTHKETKQFFTLYNTLDDTKLYLGKEVSLLNSIHDNFEQAMSSASNKEQFLNQFESIVKGIVDNKDRVEKRKLVEKQKRDALNQQYLEVVEQERLYYKTVKDFTEECHKNEVLLSKLKNLGLS; encoded by the exons ATGGCGGCGATAGCCCGAGATTCTTCACGATTTGCTGGCGTAAAAGCCTTTAGTGAGAAGTTCTCTCAGCCTGAGGTAGATGCCGACGGAAGAATAAGGAAG ATTGAAACTCGTGAAGATGAGgagcaaaatgtcaaaatggctgaaacTATTGAACTTCTACTTGCAGCAGGATATTTCAGGGCAAGGATAAAGGGATTGTCACCATTTGATAAG GTTGTGGGAGGCATGACATGGTGTATCTCAGTTTGCGACTTTGACGTTGATGTTGATCTGTTGTTCCAAGAAAATTCAACCATTGGACAGAAGAT AGCTTTGACTGAAAAGATTGTCGCAGTTCTCCCACGAATGAAATGTCCTCATCGCTTGGAACCTCATCAAATTCAAGGCTTAGATTTTATCAATATATTTCCTGTGGTACag TGGCTTGTCAAGAGAGCAATTGAAAGGAAAGAGGAAATGGGTGACTACATTCGAGAGTTTTCAGTGTCACAGTTTAACAAACACCACTCAACACCAAAG GATGATGAGTTTTCAACTAGGAAGCCAAAATGTATCTTTGGGATGGAAAATCTTAAG GAAACCTACAAACCCCGTCGAAGGTACCGCAAACCAGAATCCATCACAAAAACTGACGAAGAAACACGAGTGCGGACAACGCTTCTGGAGTATGGATG GCAATATGGATTCAGCAAGGAACAAAGAGATAAA GAGAAGGAACAAGCTGAGAAGAAAAAGGCTGCAGGTGCTGCCATTCCTGGGAGGGCAGAATCAGCCGGTGAAGAAGATGAGTATGTGGTGGAGCAG AAACGTCTGAAGTCCTTGCTAAAGGGAATGTCAGTTATGGAAGGAAAAGAG GGTGCACTATCGTCGAGTACTGTCGGATCCATTGTAGGACTGCAGTCAGAAGAAATCTCCCAGATTGCGTCCGAGTATGCCGAACGG CAAGCGGAGTTGCAAGAGAATTTAGGGGCTCGAGGTGAGAGGACTGGAGGAGAGCAAACTCACAAGAGAATGGTGGCATCTCTAGAGAAACAAATTTCTGTACAGGAAAAGAAGCTGGAACAA GTGCAAGAAAAACACGACAAACTGAAGGAGTCTTTAACCAAAGCCGAGGAACAACTGTCTCAG GTTGCTTCTCGCGGAGAAAGAATCGGAGaagaaatggacaaattgAATGAGATAGACAATGGCGAAAATGCAAG CGTTCTTCAAAAGCTTCGTTCCATCGTGGCAATGAATGAGAATCTGAAAAGACAGGAGCAAGAGTTCAGAGCACATTGCAAG GAAGAAATGGCTCGTTTGCAAGACAACATTGAAAAGCTTAAGGCTCAAGGATCTGAAGACGATGGCGAAGAGAAG gAGAGGGCGGAGCTGATTTCGAAACAATACGATGCGGATAAAGCAAAATTGGAGAAGATTAGGCTTCTGCTG GCGCGAAAGAACCGCGAGATTTCATCgcttcaaaggaaaatcgaCGAGGTTCCGTCTCGCGCTGAGCTCACACAGTATCAAAGAAGATTCTTGGAGCTTTACAATCACG tggCAGGGACTCACAAGGAAACGAAACAGTTCTTCACTTTATACAACACCTTAGATGATACAAAGCTATACTTAGGAAAAGAA GTTAGCTTGTTGAATTCAATTCACGACAACTTTGAACA GGCTATGTCATCGGCTTCAAACAAAGAGCAGTTTCTGAACCAGTTTGAGAGCATTGTCAAAGGAATTGTGGACAACAAAGACAGG GtggaaaaacgaaaattggttgagaaacaaaagagagaCGCCTTAAACCAGCAATACCTCGAAGTTGTCGAACAGGAACGGTTGTATTACAAAACTGTCAAAGATTTCACCGAG GAGTGCCACAAGAATGAAGTCCTTCTATCCAAGCTCAAGAATTTAGGATTGTCTTAG
- the LOC141881005 gene encoding uncharacterized protein LOC141881005 codes for MASIVGDTLRLTFKLLLSKIRDKGAEEFKHGDVSDERFRNFIVRELTAIREKLEGLSKMDLIASANFFKDGVSLMYYSFEKCRPEVKTEVYKCDADNIGLVNTEVTNIELDDWEVLHLMSNCLQFDTLDSQNKFFVEAKDFFKKAADSATKAFSNEGLDIYDRVLTMKFRVASSMLEFIDEPEIALILCKNYLEQLNGLPEVREAFSVRFGGFNMRRLFCDMRREALIGAVASINRILWEYLHLCSKGDEFLRNWPEIPVDSSRKIHPVLSWEICRGSFWVFGEFGKLPDQLNAPVDITTNSKGNFVVADRYNSEIKVFSKDGNLSHRVCGPTFVQPFNEDTLVTSLLHPQCLDIDKADQLYIGNSYESPQNLQFANEIIAVDNSGNFRWSFGRGVNSFNRGTLTSLAVDKNRARLFALCDSTVFVLSTDGTFLSCFTFTGGFKPARESHLCVTNRGDLIITALNTVYFISKRAANDTSFKSRTIVPFRFVRKDKRIPRRFDPSGITFNSHTEEVIVVDRASNSLLMFDTMGNLKRQIYFYERYASGGTTVTKDGHVAVANKSTNQILIL; via the coding sequence ATGGCTTCAATTGTTGGAGACACTTTGCGATTAACATTCAAACTTCTGCTTAGTAAGATCCGAGATAAAGGAGCCGAGGAATTCAAACATGGCGATGTTAGCGACGAGAGGTTCAGAAATTTTATCGTTCGTGAACTTACAGCTATCCGTGAAAAGTTGGAAGGACTGAGCAAGATGGACTTGATCGCTTCGGCAAATTTCTTCAAAGACGGCGTCAGTTTGATGTACTacagctttgaaaaatgcaggCCTGAAGTTAAAACTGAAGTCTATAAATGCGATGCAGATAACATTGGTCTCGTTAATACTGAAGTAACGAATATAGAGCTCGATGACTGGGAAGTCCTCCATCTAATGTCAAACTGCTTGCAATTTGACACACTTGATTCGCAGAATAAGTTTTTCGTTGAAGCAAAGGATTTCTTCAAGAAGGCTGCAGACAGTGCTACCAAAGCCTTCAGCAACGAAGGCCTGGATATTTACGATCGAGTTTTGACCATGAAATTCAGGGTAGCATCGTCAATGCTTGAATTTATCGACGAACCGGAAATTGCTTTGATATTGTGCAAGAACTACCTTGAACAGTTGAATGGCTTACCGGAAGTTCGGGAAGCATTTTCTGTGCGATTTGGTGGGTTCAACATGAGGAGATTGTTTTGTGACATGCGAAGAGAAGCTTTGATCGGTGCTGTAGCCTCCATAAATCGGATTTTATGGGAGTATTTGCATCTATGCTCCAAGGGAGACGAATTTCTGAGAAATTGGCCGGAAATTCCCGTGGATTCGTCGCGCAAAATCCACCCTGTTTTGAGCTGGGAGATTTGTCGTGGTTCCTTCTGGGTCTTCGGGGAGTTTGGAAAACTCCCGGATCAACTTAACGCCCCGGTGGACATCACCACGAATAGCAAGGGAAATTTCGTAGTTGCTGATCGTTATAATTCGGAGATCAAAGTTTTTTCTAAAGATGGAAACTTGAGCCACAGAGTATGCGGGCCAACCTTTGTTCAACCTTTCAACGAAGACACATTGGTCACCAGTCTACTCCACCCTCAGTGTTTGGACATCGACAAAGCCGATCAACTGTACATTGGAAATAGCTATGAATCGCCTCAAAACTTGCAGTTCGCCAACGAAATCATAGCAGTTGACAACAGCGGAAATTTTCGTTGGAGTTTTGGACGAGGAGTAAACAGCTTTAATCGCGGAACATTGACAAGTTTAGCCGTGGACAAGAACAGAGCGAGGCTTTTTGCGCTGTGCGACAGCACTGTTTTTGTCCTTTCTACCGACGGAAcctttttgtcttgtttcaCGTTCACTGGCGGTTTCAAACCAGCTCGAGAGTCGCATCTCTGCGTAACAAACCGTGGAGATTTAATCATTACAGCTTTGAACACAGTATATTTCATTTCCAAACGAGCGGCAAATGACACCAGTTTCAAGTCAAGAACTATCGTACCCTTTCGGTTCGTCAGAAAAGACAAGAGAATCCCTCGGCGTTTCGATCCATCCGGAATAACTTTTAACTCCCACACGGAGGAAGTTATTGTTGTGGACCGCGCAAGCAATAGCTTGTTGATGTTCGATACGATGGGAAATCTCAAACGGCAAATTTACTTCTATGAGAGGTATGCTTCCGGAGGTACAACCGTCACAAAGGACGGTCACGTGGCTGTGGcaaacaaatcaaccaatcagattctaATCCTTTAG